A single region of the Halopiger xanaduensis SH-6 genome encodes:
- a CDS encoding universal stress protein: MYDDILIPTDGSETVDETLAHGLPIATDNDATVHALYVVDSRITAAAGESDADLEPSLEAEGEEAVAEVQERAADAGLETAGEVAQGTPAKTILEYADERGIDLIVIGTRGMSPREKVTSLGSVSERVVDNASIPVFVVRNAGDD; this comes from the coding sequence ATGTACGACGACATTCTCATCCCGACGGACGGCAGCGAGACCGTCGACGAGACGCTAGCCCACGGACTGCCGATCGCGACCGACAACGACGCGACGGTCCACGCGCTGTACGTCGTCGACAGCCGCATCACCGCCGCAGCCGGCGAGAGCGACGCGGACCTCGAGCCCTCGCTCGAGGCCGAAGGTGAGGAGGCCGTCGCCGAGGTCCAGGAGCGCGCAGCGGACGCGGGGCTCGAGACCGCCGGCGAGGTCGCGCAGGGCACGCCGGCGAAGACGATCCTCGAGTACGCCGACGAGCGCGGGATCGATCTCATCGTCATCGGGACGCGAGGCATGAGTCCGCGGGAGAAGGTCACGTCGCTGGGGAGCGTCTCGGAGCGCGTCGTCGACAACGCCTCGATTCCGGTCTTCGTCGTGCGGAACGCGGGCGACGACTAA
- a CDS encoding universal stress protein, translated as MALVVVPVRYPLTKHSRRTLERAVEVARERDAALTVLHVDLYQNGKKVTRIDLKEAVERAFGPLENARYVVRTGFLVEESILDEVAAEEADVVVIGSQQASRLRRIFRRFTDNPDIDRYLRNHLDCEVITVESARA; from the coding sequence ATGGCGCTGGTCGTTGTTCCCGTTCGCTACCCGTTGACAAAGCACTCGCGACGAACGCTCGAGCGGGCCGTCGAGGTCGCTCGCGAGCGGGACGCGGCGTTGACCGTCCTGCACGTCGATCTCTACCAGAACGGGAAGAAAGTGACGCGAATCGACCTGAAAGAGGCCGTCGAGCGGGCGTTCGGCCCGCTCGAGAACGCGCGGTACGTCGTCCGGACGGGCTTTCTGGTCGAGGAGAGCATTCTCGACGAGGTGGCTGCCGAGGAGGCGGACGTCGTCGTCATCGGCAGCCAGCAGGCGAGCCGGCTGCGGCGGATCTTCCGCCGGTTTACCGACAATCCCGACATCGACCGCTACCTGCGAAACCACCTCGACTGCGAAGTGATTACGGTCGAAAGCGCGCGCGCCTGA
- a CDS encoding DUF5816 domain-containing protein, which yields MQRTATDDGETVYVSETDGDRGSKGPFLVAYETRDADRRYGWFCANCESFDNAMDSMGRIKCNRCGNFRKPTEWDAAHE from the coding sequence ATGCAACGGACCGCAACGGACGACGGAGAGACCGTCTACGTGTCCGAAACCGACGGCGACAGGGGATCGAAGGGACCGTTCCTCGTCGCCTACGAGACCCGGGACGCGGACCGCCGGTACGGCTGGTTCTGTGCGAACTGCGAGAGTTTCGACAACGCCATGGACTCCATGGGCCGCATCAAGTGCAACCGGTGTGGCAACTTCCGCAAACCGACCGAGTGGGACGCCGCCCACGAGTAA
- a CDS encoding DUF7116 family protein, translating to MQLVEQARSIFADLGYTVEGNGPEFRAERAWKVVHVNTVLETDELPSSASGQFHCFVAEPDDADDLEERLTSAEPNYEWAIIVVDGEDYQVERAPPGPRVSA from the coding sequence ATGCAACTCGTCGAGCAGGCCAGGTCGATCTTCGCCGACCTCGGCTACACCGTCGAGGGCAACGGCCCCGAGTTCCGCGCCGAACGAGCATGGAAAGTCGTCCACGTCAACACCGTCCTCGAGACCGACGAGCTGCCGTCGTCGGCATCCGGACAGTTCCACTGTTTCGTCGCCGAACCCGACGACGCAGACGATCTCGAGGAGCGGCTCACGAGCGCCGAGCCGAACTACGAGTGGGCGATTATCGTCGTCGACGGGGAGGACTATCAGGTCGAACGCGCACCGCCGGGCCCGCGGGTCTCGGCGTAA